TATTCAACAATTATGGCTTGGTTATAATTATATTTACAGTTGCCATACGGTTGATTATGATCCCGTTCAGCGTCAAACAACATAAGACTACCCTGAAGACCCAAGCTTTGGCTCCTCAACTGGATGACTTGAAACGTGTTTACGGTAAAGACCGCCAAGGTTTACAAGAAGCTACGATGGCACTTTATCGCAAGCATAACGTTTCACAGTTCGGCGGTTGTTTGCCGAGCTTGTTGCCATTAATAATAATTTGGCCTGTTTATCGAATGGTTTCCAGCCCTTTGCAGTATATTTCAGGTGCGGTAACAGAAAACATTACCAAGTTGGCTCAACACCTTAACCAAAGCGGCTTGATTACGGCATCGGAGCTGAAAAATTTAGCGTATTCTGATATTCCTGTTTTAACTGTATTACACACTCATGCAACCGAGTTTGCCAATGCGGTTGAGCAAGGCTGGCTAAAAGCGAGCCAACTGATTGATCCGTATTTCCTGGGCGTGAACTTGGGAGATACGGCCACGATAAACCCGAAACTTTTATTTGGTGACCAGATGAGTCGGTATCTGCCGATTCTGATAATTGTCCTTTTGGCGGTAGTTTCTACATTTTTGATGAGCAAGATGATGGAGTGGACGAATCCGT
This is a stretch of genomic DNA from Mageeibacillus indolicus UPII9-5. It encodes these proteins:
- a CDS encoding YidC/Oxa1 family membrane protein insertase, translating into MIYTASILSPLYVAFSWIMRNLYDIFNNYGLVIIIFTVAIRLIMIPFSVKQHKTTLKTQALAPQLDDLKRVYGKDRQGLQEATMALYRKHNVSQFGGCLPSLLPLIIIWPVYRMVSSPLQYISGAVTENITKLAQHLNQSGLITASELKNLAYSDIPVLTVLHTHATEFANAVEQGWLKASQLIDPYFLGVNLGDTATINPKLLFGDQMSRYLPILIIVLLAVVSTFLMSKMMEWTNPSYKKIKESKARAKNNPARSEVTDMTQQGMMKGMKFTMPLITLYMCFSMPAAMSIYWIVGNLMAMLQQYILYALYTKKTKKQAE